The DNA region GGCTTCGTCGACGGCTCGGGGGCCGCCGTAGGTCAGGCGCAGGGCGGAGTTGACGGTGCCCCAAAGCCGGGGCCAGGGGTCGGTCTTGAAGGTGGAGTGATCCCGGACAGCGGCGCCGACGGCGGGGTGGGCGACCTGGAGGAGCAGGGCACGGCCACCGCACAGGAAGGTGCGGGCGTCGGCCATGACGCGCCAGGTGACGGAGTGGGGGCCCAGAGGATCCACGGTCTCTTCGTACCACGGTTGGGTAGCGTGCGGAGGTGACCAACGACTTGTTCGCCGACGCCATTACCAGCGAGGAAGAGCTCCGCGCGATCTATGAGCCGCCCGCGCCGCTCGCCCAGCGCAAGGAGATCCAGTCGATCGATGAGATGGCTCGCGCGCTGATCGCGTGTTCGCCGTTGGTGTTCCTGGCCAGTGCCGACGCCGACGGACGCTGTGACGTCACGCCGCGCGGTGGGCCCGCTGGGTTCGTGTCCGTGCTGGAAGACGGCACGATCGTGATTCCCGACGCCACCGGCAACCGGCGGATCGACACCCTGCGCAACGTCGTGCGGACCGGGCGGATCGGGCTGATCTTCGTCATTCCGGGGCGTGGTCAGTCGCTGCGGGTCAACGGTCGGGCGTGTGTATCGGCGAGTAAGGATCTACTTGAGCGGGTAACTCACGTGGGCAAGGCGCCGCGGTCGGCGTTGGTGGTCGAGGCGGACGAGGTGTACGCGCACTGCCCCAAGGCGTTCGTGCGGTCTGGGGTGTGGAAGCCGGAGACCTGGTTGCCCTCCGACGCGCAGCCGCATCCGGCGAAAGTCAGCCACGCGCACATCGGCGACCCGTCGATCAGCGTCGAGCAGATCGAGCAGGACCAGCGCGACAGCCTGCTGTACCGGCTCGCTTAGGCCCGCCGCTTCGACCACGCGGTGGCCAGGACCAGTAGCGCCGCGCCGACGGCGCCGGCCACCGCGCACGCGACGCCGTAGGTGGCGACTGGTTCGCGGGCGGTCAGGGTCGAGACCAGCAGCCACACGCTGCCGCCGGTCAGCGCGCCCAGGACCGTGGCGCTCACCGGGGCCAGCGGGCGACGGTGGCCGCGCCGCAGGGTGCGCATGATCGACTCCAGGTAGGCGATGCCGAAGAGGCCGAGCAACAGGCTGCCCGCGCCCATGACGCTGGCCAGGCGCTGCTCGGTCACCACGGTGAACCGTTGGACGGGGTCGTCGCCCGCTCGGACCGAGCCGGTGACCGCACCGCCGACCAGCCACCGCTGATACGACTCGGGGTCGACGTTGGCCGCGAAGGAGCCGTCGGCCGCCTTGTTGATGTCGGCGAGCTTGATCTGCCTGCCGCCCAAGGGGATGCCCGCCGCGTCGAGCTCGAAGGTGAGGTCGCCGTTGATCGCGGACCCGGTGATCGGGAAGTCCTCGCTCAGAGTGAGCCGCACCTGTCCTGGGGTGGACTGGTCGTCGACCTTCAGGCTCAGTCCCTGGGAGGGGTGGTCGATCGTTTTGGGCGCGAGGAACGGCAGGATCGCCAGGACGATCACGGCGACCGCGCCCGCGAGCCCCGGCCACAGCGGCGACGGGCCCTCGCGGCCCATCAGCTCGCTGGCGGGGCGCAGGCGCCTGCCGCGCAGGTCGGACAGGTCGATCGAGCGGGTCGGCTCGTGCACCGTGCCGCGCACCGGCGGGGTGATCATCGTCGGCGCGTCGGGCTGGCGGTGCAGCTGCTGGGTGATGCTGCCCATCACCCGCGGGCCCAGGTGCACGGGGACCTGCGAGCGTTCCAGCCAGCCGGAGCCGAACACCGCCGTCGCCGCGGCGCTGAGGTCCACGGCGAACGCCTCGGCGTCGCGGTAGCGGTGCAGCGGGTCACGGGCCAGGCTGTGCATGACCACGGTGGCCAGCGGCTCTGGCACCCTGGGCAGCGGCTGCGGGTCGTTGAAGATGCGCTGGCGCATCATGCTGACCGCGCCGCGCGTGCGGTCGTATGGCAGTTCGCCGCAGAGCAGTTCGTAGAGGACCGTGCCCGCCGCGTAGACGTCGGCGGCGGGGGACAGCGCGTTGCCCATGGCCTGCTCGGGCGCGATGTACGCGGGGGTGCCGAGCACCTCGCCCGCGTGCGTGACCATCGTGGCGCCCTCGCTGACCACCTGGGCGATGCCGAAGTCGGCCACCTTGACCACGCCCGCCGACGTGAACAGCAGGTTCTTCGGCTTGACGTCGAGGTGCAGCACCCCGGCCGCGTGCGCTGCGTGCAGGCCGCCCAGCATGGCCAGGGTGATCGCGCACGACTGCTCACCGGTCAGGCCCGCGCCGTGGAAGCGGCTGTAGACCGTGCCGCCGTCGAGCTTCTCCATCACCAGCAGGTTGTCGTGTCCGGTTTGGACATAGTCGTAGACCGGGACGATGTGCGGGTGGTCCAGGCTGGCCAGCACCCGCGCCTCCCGGTCGAACCGGGCGTTGACGTCCGGGTCGCCGATCAGGTCGGCCGGGAGCTGCTTGATCGCCACCTGCCTGCCCAGGGAGCGGTGCACGCCCTCGTACACCACGCCCATCCCACCGGAACCGATCTTGTTGCCGATGGCGTACTGCGGGAGCGCGGAGGCCAGCCCGGCGGGCGCGGTCATTCAGGCCACCTCTTGGTGGTGTCGGGGGTCTTGCCAGGGTCGACGAACATCGTGTTCAGGTCCATCGTGGTGTTGTCGCCCACCTGCTGCTCGGCGGGAGCGGCGTCGGGGACCGGGTGCGGGGTCAGGAAGCCCAGGACCATGGCGATCGCGGCCGCGCCGAGCACGATCGGGATCTCGACCTCGACCTCGGGCGGCACCAGGCGCAGCACCGACAGCGTCACGACCGCGACCAGCCCGGTGCCGATCCCGGCGGGCAGGAAGCGCAGCGCGCGGCGGAACCGGTTGGGGGACAGGCGGTGCCTGGCCAGCGCGACCAGGGCGGTGGCCCAGGTCAGCGCGGTCAGCACGAGCATGGCCAGGCCGAACACGCCGTAGACCGACCAGAACGAGCCCTTGACGTCGGCCACCGTCTCCACGCCGCCCAGGACGTTGCGCTCCTCGTCGAGCAGCGTGACGGACGTGGGCAGCAGGCCGATCGCCTGGCCTTTGAGGTCGCGGACGTCAAGCGGGAACGTCCGGCTGGTGCGCCCGCGCGCGGGCACCTCGAAGGGCAGGGTGGTGTCGTAGGCGAAGAACGTCAGCGCCAGCGCGACGCCGGAGACGCGGACCAGGCGGACCTTCTGGGCCTTGGACCCGGGGTTGGTCGCGGTGATGGTCAACTCGGCGGTCTTGGCCGGATCAAGCTCGACGGTACGGCCGGTGATGTCCCGACCGTCGAGGGTGACCGTGACTCTGAGCGGGTCGTCACCGTCCTGCGCGACAGCAGGTGACGCGCCGAGGAGGAGCGCTGCCGTCACGAGGGCAACCGCGGCGGCGATAAGACGTCCCATGGGACAACCCCTAGTTGAGCTGGGCCCGATTGAGGCGGAATGCTACAGCGAGTCGATGACTGGCAAGAGCGTTCCATCGGACGAGGGAAGTAACCGTGCGCACAGTTAGACGCGTTGTAAGCATCGTCGTTGCGGCGGTCTTCGTGATGCTCGGACTCCTGCCGGTCACTCAGGCATCCGCGCAGACGACGTCCCAGCCCGCGCCGAGCGTCGGGATCAAGCCGAACACCGGCCCGGCGGGCAGTACGTTCACCG from Alloactinosynnema sp. L-07 includes:
- a CDS encoding MSMEG_1061 family FMN-dependent PPOX-type flavoprotein, producing the protein MTNDLFADAITSEEELRAIYEPPAPLAQRKEIQSIDEMARALIACSPLVFLASADADGRCDVTPRGGPAGFVSVLEDGTIVIPDATGNRRIDTLRNVVRTGRIGLIFVIPGRGQSLRVNGRACVSASKDLLERVTHVGKAPRSALVVEADEVYAHCPKAFVRSGVWKPETWLPSDAQPHPAKVSHAHIGDPSISVEQIEQDQRDSLLYRLA
- a CDS encoding AzlD domain-containing protein, which translates into the protein MGRLIAAAVALVTAALLLGASPAVAQDGDDPLRVTVTLDGRDITGRTVELDPAKTAELTITATNPGSKAQKVRLVRVSGVALALTFFAYDTTLPFEVPARGRTSRTFPLDVRDLKGQAIGLLPTSVTLLDEERNVLGGVETVADVKGSFWSVYGVFGLAMLVLTALTWATALVALARHRLSPNRFRRALRFLPAGIGTGLVAVVTLSVLRLVPPEVEVEIPIVLGAAAIAMVLGFLTPHPVPDAAPAEQQVGDNTTMDLNTMFVDPGKTPDTTKRWPE
- a CDS encoding serine/threonine-protein kinase encodes the protein MTAPAGLASALPQYAIGNKIGSGGMGVVYEGVHRSLGRQVAIKQLPADLIGDPDVNARFDREARVLASLDHPHIVPVYDYVQTGHDNLLVMEKLDGGTVYSRFHGAGLTGEQSCAITLAMLGGLHAAHAAGVLHLDVKPKNLLFTSAGVVKVADFGIAQVVSEGATMVTHAGEVLGTPAYIAPEQAMGNALSPAADVYAAGTVLYELLCGELPYDRTRGAVSMMRQRIFNDPQPLPRVPEPLATVVMHSLARDPLHRYRDAEAFAVDLSAAATAVFGSGWLERSQVPVHLGPRVMGSITQQLHRQPDAPTMITPPVRGTVHEPTRSIDLSDLRGRRLRPASELMGREGPSPLWPGLAGAVAVIVLAILPFLAPKTIDHPSQGLSLKVDDQSTPGQVRLTLSEDFPITGSAINGDLTFELDAAGIPLGGRQIKLADINKAADGSFAANVDPESYQRWLVGGAVTGSVRAGDDPVQRFTVVTEQRLASVMGAGSLLLGLFGIAYLESIMRTLRRGHRRPLAPVSATVLGALTGGSVWLLVSTLTAREPVATYGVACAVAGAVGAALLVLATAWSKRRA